The genomic stretch cgacgacaccagggcatggttcatgaagaggcgcgccgaaccGCGCGCGAGACACCTGATCGCCAgcgccggcgccatgcgcccagcaccttggcctccttttggacttttttttattgctgttcaggccttgttgtgccccttttgctccactttgcgccgtacgagctgcaaagtgtgatgaacttgtttcagccctcaatttgcggctgtaatttcgtgcaaagtcGACGCTATTTCATCgttttttgaattctggcctgcgcccaaaatgcgtcgccccgctggagccaacccaCACGACCATTTCCCttccgccaggcgacgcaaacggacgcccgcggacaaattgggcgtccgaaatgcgtcgcgccgctggagatgccctaactagaTCTTTGTTGTTTTTGTTCTTGAGAAAGACCTAGGCGACCCGTCGGCGCCATCGCCGATCTGCCTTGCCTCATGTGGCCTTAGGGCCATGGAGGCCCGGTGGATCCTAGTCCTTATCGGCGGTAGGGCTCTGGTTTTATTATGTTTTCCTCGGCCTGTTTAGGGTTTGTGTCCTACCTAGGAAAGACGTGGTGGTGACGACTCCCTAAAGATAGAATAAAGTCCTCCCCATCTAACCCCGTTTTGGTGGTGCGTCTAGCCTCGCCGGAAAGCGTGTGGAGGTTTGTCTCTAGCGAATTTTGCTAGATTTGGTCCATGTGCCTTCTGATCTACACTCCTCTTCATCGGCGATGGTTGTAACTCTCGTGCGCCGACTATTTGTTGCCTTACAACGATGACTTCCCATCtgcctactacaacaagctctgaacaacgaCAAGCTTTGTCCTGCTCTAATAGGGGAGAGGTGAGGACGGTGGCGCGTTCGGCTCATTATAGTGCTTGTAGCCATCGCGGGTACAAGGATCTGGTGTAGCTTCTATTACTTTTAGGTTTTTTTATACCGATCTTGAGAATTACGAATAGATTGGAGCACGAGCACTCTTCGAAGAAAAAACTACTGTGGATCTTTGCTTCATCCATGTTTCGGCTCTTCCTTTTGCTAGTCCGAAGAAAGACTTGGTCGCTGTGATCTTTCTACAAATCAACGACtccgagaaccaacctgaggttaggtggttaggaggatggttgtatccctagcccatcagagttcaaatcccaggtttgacatctgtgtgtctcataaaaggcggaatattcattcagtatgaggcgacgttcccgtcgacagcgaggcgcctgtggtgacttcgtcaatttcaagatccaatccgccagctcagtcttccggaggtgctcataggggtagggtttacgtgtgtgcgttcataggggtaagtgtatgcgcgtgtatgtgaacatctgcgtttgtactgtgtttctcaaaaaaaaaaaaaaaaaaaacaaatcaacGACTCCTGTGTGCATGCATCCAGCAAACCTTTTCCACCGGCCAACCCAGTCACATTTGGACTTTGCTGGTTCGACCAGCAAGCTAAATATTCGTTGACGCTTTCAGCCGCAAGGAAGAAGGTGAATCACGCAAACATATAATGCTTATCATTTCCCCCAACCCTGCTCTCCCTCATCCTTATCCCTTGAAAGGCCTCTTCCTCCCACcggctcctctccctctcccctccgGCGGCCTAGCCGGCCGGAGGCGGCGGGAGAGAGGAGACCGGCCCCCTGTACAAAGTAGTCTAGGTTCTAGTTCGGTAGGTTGTTTGGCGTTATGCCGGTCTGGTGTCTTGCCGTGTATCCGGAGGATATGGTGGCCGGAGCTTTCGAGCTGCTCCCTGCCGGTGGTGGAGACCTCCCTACCCATGCTGCTCCGCTGGTTGGAGCCGAAGATGGACGGGGCGTCTTCTTCTGCACCTCCCCCCAATAAGCTCGCCGGAGCTCTCCTTCGACCCGTTCTTCCTAGATCCGGCCGCCGTGGTGGTGGGCGGAGACGGGAGACGGCCAGATCTGGAGTTCCAGGGGTGTCCCTCGAAGCTTCTTCTGGCGAAGAGCATCAGCAACGGCGAGGTTGCGCCGCTGCTACTTCTGGCCAAAGGGGCCTCTTCGCACCTTGGAGCTTGGTGCTTCAACTGATCTTCTTCCTCCAGGCTAGAGAGCCACAGAGGATTTACTTCGACCTCACCGTGGCACTGCACGCCGACCTCgccccaagtggtttcgtccccggtgACGATCTCGGCGGCCGCGGCAACGAGGCTCAGGCAACGCGTCGGTGGAGAAGGACCCGATCGCTTTTTCGGTTTTCTTGTAGGGTCCTTTTTAGAATTTGTGAGAGTCATGTTgtaatttctttcttttttagggTTCTCCATGTAAGCTGTACCCACCGCTAGAAATGAAGTTTCTGGGTCCGTCTGGACCCAACCcctgttaaaaaaaaaatcacgcaAACGCCCACGTCAACATGTCGTCATCGctcatcatttttttttgttgaagaTAGTCATCGCTCATCAGTGTTCACTGTGTTCTAGGCGATTGAGACGCAAACGGGCCGTTCTGCTCTTAGCTCGCTTTCTGATTCTTCCAGTTTCGCCAGTTTTCGGCCCACTGCACAACGGGCCGGGAACGCCGCGAGTAGTTGGGTTGAGAGCGGCGCAGTTCACGCGGCCTGCCATGCTCGAAAACCGCCTGCCTGCCCGCCGCGGGGCCTACCAACCCGAGGAAAAAGCATGGGCAGCTTTTAGGTGCAATCGCAATTGCGATCGTCTATGTCGTACTGACATACGTAAGGCTCGTCTCAAACTAAAATTTGATAGGTGTACCCAGAAACAAAAATGCCAAAGCCTTTCAGCCACCATTCATGACAGAGTTGAGTTCGTGATCTTCTTGTGATCATATATGGATCAAAATCGACATCAGCGGATCCAGAAAGTTTTGCTAGTGCAGAGCAATAAAGACCCCGGGATATATGGGCACTGCGTTTTATTACATTTTTCATCTTCTTTCGTTGACATACATGACATAATCTTAGGATGAGGCCTGCTCCACCCTAACGACGGCCGGTTGGATCCGCCCTTAAATTCCTTTAACATTGTATACAAGATCTGCATCTCATGTCTAGCTAGCTTGCGTCGTTTCTTCTCATACGTGTAGCCTATACCAGTTTCTCCCTCACACCTGTCACACACATCTACTATTTGTATGTGTTGGTGCCTTTGTCGATGAAGACCACGGCGGTAGACATGCATGAGACATGATTATGATGTTATTGTTATACTTGACGAGATTCACCTAACTCCCAATACGAAAAAAATGTGATGGACGTGATGTTCGATGGTTGTGTACAAGGAAAAATATGAGGCGGTCGGCTAGACATTTGGATGGATAAGGATAAGGTGAGGGAAGAGTTGTGCCGATAGTAAAGAGGTGTATTAAGCTCTACAATGTCCAAAAAAAGGAGGCAATGATACAAAAATATTGTATATGAGGCGTAAAGGAACGAGAGAAGGAGTTGGTGGTCTTACAAGGAACTATATGTTGtgcatcaacatgatccacatgttGAGAGGATAACCTTCTCCTTCCAAGTTAGGATGACATACTTAGCTAGTGATTAAATTTTTGTGTCTTCTAAATGCAAATTTGTTATAGAAGCAATACAATGACTCATATGATCATGTTATCGATAGATCACGACTCTTAGTCAAGAATCATCGATTCTAATGGTCTCCTCCGCACATCTTCAACTATCTTAGGTGGCAAGACAaataattactccctccgttcggatATAATTGACGCGGAGTCAAGGATATCTTGGAGGATTTATGCATGTTCGCCTGTCAATTAAACAAGAATGGAGGTAGTAGTTGGTAGCATACATTTCATGCGTCTGTAGTAAACATTCACCATAACATCTAGAAGGACACCCCAAAAAGTAGAGTAGTTGTGGAATCTTCGGTCGTCCGCGTCATTTACAGTCGATGGTAAAACAACCCATATAGGATAATCACATCTTACATAGAATCAACACGAAGAGCGGAGAAATTTTTAATAACCATGAATGCATTCATATGCAATGAGCCAATTTTCTGGGGCTGGGGTAGGGTGGCTTCTTAGGGGAGGACAAATGGGAAGTTGCCATGTGGCAAGGAGGAAAATAGGGAAAAGTGATCCAATATTCACCTCAAGATCCGACGGTTGTGTTTGCTTCGCGGGAAAGATTTTGAATCGAGATCCGATAGCTGGAGATGTGATTGCAATGTGGGTGCAAGATTCCAAAGTCCATGCCCTCCATATGATTTGCCATTTTCTTTATGTTCTCTACATCAACAGATCGTTCCACTCGCATGATCAGACTAAGAGTCAACGAAAGTCTAGCTAATGCAACTTCAAAAAAAAAGTCTAGCTAATGCAGAAACTAAGATGCCCTAATGACAACAGCTACCACAAACGGAACAGAGACAACATTTTCCATGCATCTGGACCGTCCGATCGAGGACCGAACGGTGCAGATAACTTGCCCGGGAAAGAAGCCTCCAACCAAAAGAGTGACCAACCCCCGTCTTCTCCACCTCGCCGTCTCCCTCCTCCCACCTACCCCTCCCCATCGCCACACCACTCTCATAAATCCCGAGCCCCACGCGAATCTCTCCTCGCCAGCCGCGAGCCCACTAGAGACGAAGGTTGCGTCCCGATGGAGTTCCTGCAGGGGCAGAGCGTGGAGACCACGGTGGCCGTCGCGGTCGCTGTCGTTGCCGTGGCCGCCGGCgccggattcatcctcctccgcaGCAAGAAACCCAAGGGTACGCCCGCGCTCGCATCCTTCAAATATGTGTGCATTACGCTCTGTCCGGCGCGTCTCCTCGTTCGTACGCACCGATTGGTGCGTGTGTTCTGTGGATCGCGGATGCTGCGCTGGGGGAGTTGATCTGAACTGAATCACGTGGGTCGATAGCGATAACTATTACTAGTATCTTTGAATTCCCAGCGTCTGAGATGTTACATCCATGGCATGACTCATGACTGAACTACATGTTTAGCTCGCACGCTTTTGCATCTGCAGATTCTATGCTCTTTTAAGCAGTCCTTGCGATTCATTTTGCATAATCTTTAATGTTACTAATTCTGGACAGACAATTTGCTCTACTTATAGCAAGATTCCTGCCTTTTAAGCTTGTGGATGATTGTAAGTGGGTGCTATGATTTGTCCCCTTAGGCTGCTTGGATGCCGAGAACTTCAGGGAGTTCAAGCTTGTGCAGAAGAATCAGATCAGTCATAATGTGGCCAAGTTCAAATTTGCCCTCCCGACACCTACTTCTGTGTTGGGCCTTCCAATTGGCCAGCATATAAGCTGCAGGTTTGGACAcatcctgttttttttttcctgatTATCGCGAAAATGCaaagtttcgatgcattgatagaaaagagaGTTTTATCCTGATATTCAAGTCATGGTTCTCAGCCAGAAAATTAATTTTCTGTTCCAAAGAGCGAGTTGGATACTTTTTTACAGTTCGATTGTTCTGCATGTTACCTGTTTGCAGAGGGCAGGATGCTACTGGGGAGGAAGTAATCAAACCTTATACTCCTACAACGCTGGATTCTGATATCGGATACTTTGAGCTTGTTATTAAGGTAACTGATATTGAACATGTTCTCTTTATTTTACCGCTGTGTTGTTTTGTCTCAGTATCTTTTCTTATGCTGATGTTGTGAATTCACCTtaaatttttatttcaaattatatAGATGTATCCCCAAGGAAGAATGTCTCATCATTTTCGTGAGATGAAAGTTGGTGACTATATGTCTGTGAAGGGGCCCAAGGTATGTCTATCTTTTTGTTGGCATTAGCTCCTGAACAGTTTATATAGAATCTGCTTCATTTGTCCATTTTTCGCACATTTATGTGGATTTAATTTTATCGTGTCTGTACATCCCCTAAAACATAACTGACACTGCAGTGCATAATTTTTCTTACGAAAATGTGCCAACTCAGAATGTTATGCATGTTCTTTCAATGTGGAAATTAAATGAATTCATCTCTCATTCTAGGGCCGTTTCAAGTACCAACCTGGACAAGTGCGAGCATTTGGTATGATAGCTGGAGGATCAGGAATTACCCCAATGTTCCAAGTAATAGATGGTCCAAAGTTCTTTGTGGGCAGTTAATATTCGAAAAAATTCTTTAAGTACTGAGCAACACATCTTACTATCTTCTTGTAGGTCACAAGGGCAATTCTTGAGAACCCAAATGACAGTACGAAAGTCCACTTGATCTACGCTAATGTCACGTATGATGACATTCTTCTGCAGGTACGGAATTATTGGCAAACCTTCTGCTTTTGGGTTACTTCGTCTTACACTATGACTTTTTTATGATGAATGCAGCTTACTATGGCGATATGGTTGTGTTGATTGCTggtgtttagactaatgtttacttCTTTGTTCAATTCATTCAGGAAGAACTCGACACTCTGGCTAAGAACTATCCTGATCGCTTCAAGATCTACTATGTCTTGAATCAGGTTTATATATGTCCTGAAGTTTAGAACTTTATCTCGTGACCAGTAATAAATTACTTGGCTAATTCTTTTCTGTTTTCCTAGTCTTAACTTTTACACATTACGATTACTGGAACCCAATGTTGACTCCTTCTCTAGCACAATATATTAGGCTGAAGTTCCTACCATACACCTTACATCGTACACATTGTTTTTCACGTGCAGCCACCTACAGTCTGGGATGGTGGTGTTGGGTTTGTGTCGAAGGACATGATCCAGAGTCACTGTCCAGCTCCTGCTGCAGACATTCAGGTAAGTGTGAGTCTTCACTGAACACTGAACAGTGAACCATCAGTTCTATGTGAAAGCTTACGCGTTTTTCATCTAGCAGAATGTGACACCGTGTAACTGGTCGTTTCAGATATTGAGATGTGGACCTCCTCCGATGAACAAAGCCATGGCTGCGCACCTAGACGACATTGGCTACACCAAGGAAATGCAGTTCCAGTTCTAGGTTCCGACGGGTGGGAAACCTACCAAAATAACGATTGCCGCATGGCCTTTCTCGTTCAATTCAGTTTGACATGGCCGATTGGTGCCATTTAGCTCATACAGACGAACCCCCATAGTCGATACAGCGGCGTAATTTGACTGAGTGATACAAAACCTAGTTGAGTTGGAGCGCTATTGTGCTGTGGCAGTTGTCTCCGGATGTTATCCAATTTCAGGCGTGAAGCAGCTGCTTATTGTGTGAGGAATGTTTCTTCATGTTGTACGTTGCTTTCCGCTTTGCAATAAAGAAAAGATTGACAGATGATGCTCCGTGCTAGACATGAAACTGTCAATTTTAACAATCAACTTCCATAGTAGTAATATACTTTCCCCTAGAGGTTAAAAATAAATCCACAGTAGTATGTGTAGATTTACATATAAAACTTTTGTATTTTGGAAGCAGTACATGTAGTAACAAATACTTTTTTGAAACGATGTACCCAAACAGTTCAGTACGGAACAAGAACTCTCATTTCCCTCTtcgcgctctctctctctctcctctcctttCTTGTTGAGGGTTGTCTCCGTTGCCGCGGCTCCTCTTCCGCTCTCCTCCGGTGGCCTTGCTAGCTGGAGTGGGTGGGGAATAGGAGTCCGGCTCTCTCCTATAGATAGGGGTAGTTGTAGGTTGTTGTTTTCTCATGTGGAGTATGGCTTTATGCCATGAAGGGTGTTCTCACTAGCGCTACCGCGCGGTGGTAGGAGATGCTCGTTGGAGCAAGTCCTCGGTTCGCTCCCATGGTAGTGCCGCCGTACAAGGAAGTGCGACGGAGAGTCCTGGAGTTCTAGAGTTTGGGATCCCCGCCAGATGTGGCCGTCAAGGTGATCACTGGGATGGTCAATTCAAAGTTTGGGTTCAACTTTTCAGATGATGGCTTAGactagttttcttcttcttcttttcttgtctCTCTCTCTTTTGTACAACTTGTACACCTGTAACCTCTTTTTATatattaataaaaattgcagtggggtttTTCCCCACTGTTTGACCCTCAAAAAAAAGGTGATGACTGGGATGGCTGGACTCCAAGGTCCGGAGTTCTTGGAGATGGTGGTGAAGCTGCAATGGGCAGAGCTTCTCAACTATGGCGACATCAAGCCCAAGCTATTTTTGGCCAAGGTGAAGGCCACTCCGCCCTCTGGTGCTCCATGCGCCGGAGTATTTTCATCCTCCTCGCCGACATGCCTTTGTGGAGGATCTTCCTCGACCACGGTGCGGCGCCGCACGCCATCCCTGTCCCAAGTGGTCTTGTCCCCGGCGGCAAAGAGGGTGGCTGTTTATGCTGGTCCAAGATCAACAGTGGCGGGGAAGAAAAAATAGTTCAGTACGCACTAGTATATACTCCCTTTGTTACTCGATAGAAGCAATGTAGTTATTTGAGAAAAAGTTTGAAATATAAGATATATTGCATTGCACTACTCTTTTGGAGATTTTCTAGTAGGAATTTGATTATGTTTCTTATCTCATGTGAAGTCCTCTATTTTTTCTCATGTCAATTACTTAGGGGTAATCTTGCTCAAAAATTGTGTAACTTTCTTTCTAAATGTGTTCTTTAATATTCGTGCGCAAAACTACACAAATAGGAAGTACtatagcggaaattcaattcggttcACTGGTGCATATACGCGGTTGTCAATTTTTGCGAAAACCCGATATTTTTAATCAtcaatgtaaaaaagagaaaatttattttgTAAAAACCTTATTTTTGGTACcgaattttttctttttacacacgtgccacAACAAGTCATTTTTCTATTAAACGATTTTGTAGGCGCGTAGCATgtaaagatgtacgtgcaaattttcTGTTTCAAAtgttttaacatttcaaaatatgtttaaaatatatttaaaaaagaATCATATGCTCCTATATGATCCTATGAGCGAAAACACCACTTCCCATACTATAGAGAAGTCAAGAAAGTAAGACAAAACATTATGTATTTCTGAATTCGAAATGGTACTACAGAGAAGTCAAgaaagtaagggcatctccagcggcgcgatgcaaacggacgctgagcgaccgtttgtgtccggcgtgaccggaaatgcgtctggcactacctccagcggggcgacgcatagtgaccgggccgtccgcggagacgcaaatctggcccaaatatgcgccaggtttgtgtctctgcggacgctgagcggacgcgcaaagtgtccgctcggtcctcgcatgggcccgcctggcagcggcacaactgcttcgtcttccgcggcattacttccgggcggcgcgctgcaacctttgcagggccgcgttaatggcgtgcctcggcttccgcgagcgtgcgctgctagtaggcgttgcactggcaggccattgaaggcgagatgacatcggagcctcttaaagggatgctgccg from Lolium rigidum isolate FL_2022 chromosome 4, APGP_CSIRO_Lrig_0.1, whole genome shotgun sequence encodes the following:
- the LOC124650511 gene encoding NADH--cytochrome b5 reductase 1-like; translation: MEFLQGQSVETTVAVAVAVVAVAAGAGFILLRSKKPKGCLDAENFREFKLVQKNQISHNVAKFKFALPTPTSVLGLPIGQHISCRGQDATGEEVIKPYTPTTLDSDIGYFELVIKMYPQGRMSHHFREMKVGDYMSVKGPKGRFKYQPGQVRAFGMIAGGSGITPMFQVTRAILENPNDSTKVHLIYANVTYDDILLQEELDTLAKNYPDRFKIYYVLNQPPTVWDGGVGFVSKDMIQSHCPAPAADIQILRCGPPPMNKAMAAHLDDIGYTKEMQFQF